A window of Zingiber officinale cultivar Zhangliang chromosome 5A, Zo_v1.1, whole genome shotgun sequence contains these coding sequences:
- the LOC121982295 gene encoding tryptophan aminotransferase-related protein 1-like isoform X2, with protein sequence MSLSGDSTMYEAFWKSVGAEADTLIAGWTSMSYSSDITNLCWFLEPQLAHQIRRLHKFVGNAVAGVDRFIIVGTGSSQLIQASLYALSPPDAAEPMSVVSLAPYCPSSLHKWAGDASKFTGYNYIELVCTTNGPDDCDDPDDPKREAILREALLSFSDRKTVHDLAYYWPQYTPITHRADHDIMLFTPSKSTGHAGSRIGWALVKDRAVAKRMMQYVELNTMGVAKEAQLRASKILQLVCDAYEDPERDIKMKLFEFAAEKLGNRWGKLKKVGSASSIFTVPSFDQISGLFTVPCFTMDVCYFFEDTSSHRPAFAWLECEKDEVEDPESYLKEKGIVVRGGSRFGIEARYVLFSMLDDDQIFDLYLQRLAALS encoded by the exons ATGTCTTTGAG CGGAGATTCGACTATGTACGAGGCCTTTTGGAAGTCGGTGGGGGCAGAGGCAGACACCTTGATTGCCGGCTGGACGTCGATGAGCTACTCCTCTGACATCACCAACCTGTGCTGGTTCCTTGAACCGCAGCTGGCGCACCAAATCCGACGCCTCCACAAGTTCGTCGGCAACGCTGTAGCTGGCGTAGACCGTTTCATCATTGTCGGCACAGGCTCCAGCCAACTGATACAAGCATCTCTGTATGCCCTGTCGCCACCCGATGCAGCAGAGCCGATGAGCGTCGTCTCGCTCGCTCCTTACTGCCCT TCATCGCTGCACAAGTGGGCTGGAGATGCATCCAAGTTCACCGGCTACAATTACATTGAGCTGGTCTGCACGACTAACGGCCCCGACGACTGCGACGACCCCGACGACCCAAAAAGAGAGGCAATCCTAAGAGAGGCACTCCTCAGCTTCAGCGACAGGAAGACCGTCCACGACTTGGCCTATTACTGGCCTCAGTACACTCCGATCACTCATCGGGCAGACCACGACATCATGCTCTTCACTCCCTCAAAGAGCACTGGCCACGCCGGCTCTCGTATCGG GTGGGCGCTGGTGAAGGACAGGGCGGTGGCGAAGAGGATGATGCAGTACGTCGAGCTGAACACGATGGGAGTGGCGAAGGAGGCGCAGCTCCGGGCATCGAAGATTCTCCAGCTGGTGTGCGACGCATACGAGGATCCAGAACGTGACATCAAGATGAAACTGTTCGAGTTCGCCGCGGAAAAGTTGGGCAACCGGTGGGGCAAGCTGAAGAAGGTCGGGTCTGCCTCCAGCATCTTCACTGTGCCCTCCTTCGACCAGATCTCCGGCTTGTTCACTGTGCCCTGCTTCACGATGGACGTCTGCTACTTCTTCGAAGATACGTCTTCCCACCGCCCAG CTTTCGCGTGGCTCGAGTGCGAGAAAGATGAAGTGGAGGACCCTGAGAGTTATCTGAAGGAGAAGGGAATCGTAGTGCGAGGGGGGAGCCGGTTCGGGATCGAGGCGAGGTACGTGCTTTTCAGCATGCTGGATGACGATCAGATCTTCGACCTCTACCTCCAAAGGCTCGCTGCGTTGTCTTGA
- the LOC121982295 gene encoding tryptophan aminotransferase-related protein 1-like isoform X1, whose amino-acid sequence MSLSGDSTMYEAFWKSVGAEADTLIAGWTSMSYSSDITNLCWFLEPQLAHQIRRLHKFVGNAVAGVDRFIIVGTGSSQLIQASLYALSPPDAAEPMSVVSLAPYCPSYPLLTDYLQSSLHKWAGDASKFTGYNYIELVCTTNGPDDCDDPDDPKREAILREALLSFSDRKTVHDLAYYWPQYTPITHRADHDIMLFTPSKSTGHAGSRIGWALVKDRAVAKRMMQYVELNTMGVAKEAQLRASKILQLVCDAYEDPERDIKMKLFEFAAEKLGNRWGKLKKVGSASSIFTVPSFDQISGLFTVPCFTMDVCYFFEDTSSHRPAFAWLECEKDEVEDPESYLKEKGIVVRGGSRFGIEARYVLFSMLDDDQIFDLYLQRLAALS is encoded by the exons ATGTCTTTGAG CGGAGATTCGACTATGTACGAGGCCTTTTGGAAGTCGGTGGGGGCAGAGGCAGACACCTTGATTGCCGGCTGGACGTCGATGAGCTACTCCTCTGACATCACCAACCTGTGCTGGTTCCTTGAACCGCAGCTGGCGCACCAAATCCGACGCCTCCACAAGTTCGTCGGCAACGCTGTAGCTGGCGTAGACCGTTTCATCATTGTCGGCACAGGCTCCAGCCAACTGATACAAGCATCTCTGTATGCCCTGTCGCCACCCGATGCAGCAGAGCCGATGAGCGTCGTCTCGCTCGCTCCTTACTGCCCT TCGTATCCACTGTTGACGGACTACCTCCAGTCATCGCTGCACAAGTGGGCTGGAGATGCATCCAAGTTCACCGGCTACAATTACATTGAGCTGGTCTGCACGACTAACGGCCCCGACGACTGCGACGACCCCGACGACCCAAAAAGAGAGGCAATCCTAAGAGAGGCACTCCTCAGCTTCAGCGACAGGAAGACCGTCCACGACTTGGCCTATTACTGGCCTCAGTACACTCCGATCACTCATCGGGCAGACCACGACATCATGCTCTTCACTCCCTCAAAGAGCACTGGCCACGCCGGCTCTCGTATCGG GTGGGCGCTGGTGAAGGACAGGGCGGTGGCGAAGAGGATGATGCAGTACGTCGAGCTGAACACGATGGGAGTGGCGAAGGAGGCGCAGCTCCGGGCATCGAAGATTCTCCAGCTGGTGTGCGACGCATACGAGGATCCAGAACGTGACATCAAGATGAAACTGTTCGAGTTCGCCGCGGAAAAGTTGGGCAACCGGTGGGGCAAGCTGAAGAAGGTCGGGTCTGCCTCCAGCATCTTCACTGTGCCCTCCTTCGACCAGATCTCCGGCTTGTTCACTGTGCCCTGCTTCACGATGGACGTCTGCTACTTCTTCGAAGATACGTCTTCCCACCGCCCAG CTTTCGCGTGGCTCGAGTGCGAGAAAGATGAAGTGGAGGACCCTGAGAGTTATCTGAAGGAGAAGGGAATCGTAGTGCGAGGGGGGAGCCGGTTCGGGATCGAGGCGAGGTACGTGCTTTTCAGCATGCTGGATGACGATCAGATCTTCGACCTCTACCTCCAAAGGCTCGCTGCGTTGTCTTGA